actaacaccatgtaccaaatttcagccggatcggatgaaatttgcttcccttagaggcctcgcaagccaaatcgggggatcggtttatatggggactatatataattatggaccgatgtggaccaatttttgcatggttgttagagaccatatactaacaccatgtaccaaatttcagccggatctgatgaaatttgctttccttagaggcctcgcaagccaaatcgggggatcggtttatatgggagctatatataattatgagccgagatagaccaatttttacatggttattagagaccatatactaacaccatgtaccaaatttcagccggatcggatgaaatttgcttctcttagaggcctcgcaaaccaaatttgggggtccgtttatatgggggctatacgtaaaagtggaccgatatggcccatttgcaataccatccgacctacatcaataacaactacttgtgccaagtttcaagtcgatagcttgtttcgttcggaagttagcgtgatttcaacagacggacggacggacatgctcagatcgactcagaatttcactacgacccagtatatatattttatggggtcttagagcaatatttcgatgtgttacaaacggaatgacaaagttaatataccccccatcctatggtggagggtataacaaaccgttttaatattatgaaaaatttcatacattaaaattaaactttctttaagcaaaagtactttattataaaaatttatgatgaaagttcttaatacaatgtttttgtgaataaaaattatgaccacgtggaacagagagtagttcatttgaactcgctgtctggacattttgacttatccttttttattcatcgtaggtaatttttcacatatcttgctggaaaaaaatggaagcaataatgaaaattgttaaattgttaaaagaggtttttatacatgtgacttttttcaaaaattacaactaaaatgttggaagtttttattaaatctattgtagtacctgtcaaataaaatatttctggaagtcaaatcttagaattgcaaaaaaacaacagatgagaaatttttaaaattgaaaagttgcccgtgggcaactttgggcaattgtggtagtaaaattacatatttttgaacataaggcctggataaaaaaggtttgaaaaacaatgattttgaaaaaattttgaacttcaattgggatgtcccagtgacgagaaatgcggcgatgatgtggaaaacatatctgcagtgcaatGGGGAATtcggaaggaatcgtaaaaagggaggaagccacttcttggcaacatactagtggattagcacgaatattgacgctttataatactttggttttttacaccgccagttaaatgtACAtggtttaaaaacaaaaaaaaaacaaaacattttcgtgagtcacgcgaagccgtgaatgaaatttaaaggaAATCTCGTGAATATACGTGATCGGGATTAaagaataaagaaaaatgtgtggcgcgtgagtaaaaatcaaattgtgttcgtgattgtgagtgagtaaactttctccgaaatcacgctcccgataaaaatttactttcacgatccaacccaccctcacgatccaactcacgctcaagataaaattcacgttaacgataaaattcatgttcacgataaaattcacactcacggtaaaacagacacaaaaagtaAAAATCACGAACAAATGCACGTtgacgattaaattcaagctcaccgattttaatcacccttacttatttaatcacgcttaagatttcaatagcgtgaggcacgagaaatttcgttaattaccagaattttattgagccacgaaaattgttgtgttccgaaaatattcgtgactcacgagatttgtcgtgaattacgaaaattgtcgtgaatcgtgcgaaagcgtgagatataaacgttgttcatgtgtgatcgtgcgcgagtatgacttttcatttcgtgaattcatttcgtgaccgtgaattcctacccacatggcgtgcgtgagtacaaatatttcttcgtgaatgtgtttgagcgtgattgaaattccactcacgcgcgcatctaagtatatatttactgtaaaacttaacaaaaatccaataaaacgtaatacgtctatcattacaaaacaaactattttgtagtcacaattgcccaaagttgcccacagacaACATTctcgatacctataaaaattcggggtcgaaagggttaaaagaaaacttaccaattctctattttttaaatttcttcgaatccatctggaattgctctcaaattaaatattgcttttacaacaaagaaaaactttaaactggtttccaaaaaaaaataattaataatatacataaacaagtaaggaaagtctaaagtcgggcggggccgactatattataccctgcaccactttgtagatctacattttcgataccatatcacatccgtcaaatgtgttgggtgctatatataaaggtttgtcccaaatacatacatttaaatatcactcgatctggaagaatttgatagacttctacaaaatctatagactcaaaatttaagtcggctaatgtactagggtggaacacaatgttagtaaaatatataggaaacgtttaaatctgaagcaattttaaggaaacttagaaaaagtttatttatgatttatcgctcgatatatatgtattagaagtattagagtcatttctacaactttttgactaagcagtggcgattttacaaggaaaatgttggtattttgaccatttttgtcgaaatcagaaaaacatatatgggagctatatctaaatctgaaccgatttcaaccaaatttggcacgcatagcaacaatgctacttctactccctgtgcaaaattttaactaaatcggagttaaaaattggcatctgtggtcatatgagtgtaaatcgggcgaaagctatatatgggagatatatctaaatctgaaccgatttcaaccaaatttagcacgcatagctacaatgctaattctgctccatgtgcaaaatttcatctaaatcggacaaaaaaaattggcctctgtggtcatatgagtgtaaatcggccgaaagctatatattggagctatatctaaatctgaaccgatttcaaccaaatttggcacgcatagctacaatgctaattctactccctgtgcaaaatttcaaccaaattggggtaaaactctggcttctgcgaccgtattagtccatatcggacgaaagatatatatgggagctatatctaaatctgaaccgatttcaataaaacttggcacacttgaatataatcctaattgttcttcttgtgcaaaattttaagtaaattaggttaaaactctggcttctggggccatataagtccatatcgggcgaaatatatatatgggagctatatctaaatctgaaccgatttcttccaaaatcaatagcgatctattctgagccaaaacacatacttgtgccaaatttgaattcgattggactaaaactgcgacctagactttgattacaaaaatgtgttcacggacagacggacatcgctatatcgactcaggagcacacccttagcatttttgccaaagacaccatgtgtctatctcgtctccttctgggtgttgcaaacatatgcactaacttataataccctgttccacagtgtggagcagggtataaaaatacattttaaaaagaatacttaccaatttatgactaaactatacgctgagatataacaaaagttttccaaattcatctggaattgaatattatttttttacattgaataataaaaatttcaatacactttcaatttcaacatattttcctaaatattcttaataacttttttctaaactaccgataaaatattaataactttaatttaaaaggtttaataaacaaacgccAATATACAgtctgtcaagaaagtgttttgacaataggataaaacttatgttttgttccaaaattaaatataatttaattttaaaaaatattttattatgtattttgcaaagtatacatattttatttttctcaaaacgaattaacaactcgatttttacttcaattatttctggaatttgaaatatttggcaatgtcaaaagactttcttgacatagtgTATGTCTCAAAACtcgaaaatattccatgcctttatattcccttgttgcataccagctaaaaagatgcaacagcccacgtcaacgccaactatacagctgaagcatgccaaacaaaaccaagcaaaaccaaaacattcatacgacaacaaaaacacatgtgcctttattgataacaacacctcatccagccaaataaaccatccacgaataacaaacacacacaaaccactaaatgaacaaaaataaaaacaaccccacgctcatgtatacacaacatacCCAGCCCTCACTATCATTTCTCATTAATGCATTACTCTCACtcaaacaaaactcaagtaacatcatctttacattaatcacattccactatgccgataaagatctcagtactatgcattagttcatcgcatctgctgacaatttactcttagAATAattttcgtaaaggcacaccagtttatgaacgatgaaacgtttaacttaaaatttgcaaaaaaatcatgaaatgttatcaaccatttttgacgaaaatgtctataaatttaattacatgtgaattaaaaatatttcattgcacagaaaaaaatttcacgaaaatttttccaattaaaattttaattgagctttaaaaaatattctattaaaattgattcaacaaattttttaattgaaacaaaaatcaatcacaaaaattaatagtatcaattaattttttaattggatcaattaattttttaattgaccttcaattaatttttaattgatactatcatttctgtgattgaagacattttaattaaaaaattaattggatcaattaatttcgtgattgaatcagaaaaaattttttttgtgtgtgggtaattttctaccaacaattattaactataggaattgtcagtaagaaattgctatccactttcaagttaatctttcgtaaaaaaatattttctcatacaaaaaaatcttatagtaaattgcacttattatttagaaagtactttacatttcacaagtagttttataccatgacaaacgaatttttaactaccagttaagacattttttaaggaaatttccatcgtattttgtaggccatgacaaGCCAtgttgaactaaacgattgctacttagaatttgtaaaatttcctttcgagtagttaattttcgttgaagatacgaaaaatgaactaaaattcaggaaaattcttgtaatacattattgtaaaaatcttcttaaatgtaCGAGACACTTTAGCTACTTAGGCTATCAgctaacataaataaaaatataaaaattatttatttgacaaaatataacagatttttttaatttacattcaaaacattgaattcggatcacacctaaagaagtgatgcaaattcagtgcaacggctgttgaaatggacaacttccgtcctatgacaagcccatgttaaattcatcgcttctgcgtcaatgcggatccaaaaagaacattatcattatttttttgacgacgcttttttgctgggtcaaaaaaatttttaaaatttgataattacaatataaaaatgtaataaaaaatatttataaaaatgaaaactgaaattggtgaaaaaaattgttttttagttttcttctttattttttcattcaaatgaCCTTCCAAGCACAACATTTAAAGCACTGCCAAGGATCCGAAAACGAAGTaattctgtcctatgacaagatgATCCAAGTTGGCACAACATCCGGATGATAcgatggggatccaaactactttttttgaaGGATCCCGAGATGCTCttaagaagaaatgtttgtgggacaacttccaattttttgctgggttattataccctgtaccacagtagtggtgaagggtatactaaCAACGACCTATCAACCAAAAAACATTGCTCATCATACCAAATAACTTGGTACCGTAAAATCATAAATTGGTGCGAGCTTTCACTTTGCCATCACTAGTGCCGATTGTTTATTCCATTGATTGTTCGTTCATTGATAACGTTTCTAGAGCAATCGTAATGTGATGCCACTTCTTTCTCCGCCGGCCGATCTGCTGCTATGAATTTCAATCACATTCTTCTCAGTAATCAGTTTGTTTTATTTAGTAGCAGAGTAAGGCGTAAATAAGTTCTCTTTAGCAGCTAGGAACATGGAATGGCATCCATTGATTGCATTCCTCACTATAGTTAACCAGGTAAATTTGTTACCACAGATTGGATTAACTAACTTCCTTGTTAATGTCGAAATTTTCAACTCTTAAAGGTATACTGTGCTGGATTATATGACCGGATCAAGCGTAATACCACTGAAGATTTTGTGGAAATGCTATCTACATATCCAATAAAATTGGCTGCTGGTAGTGGTGCCATAGTAAAATCTCTTCTGAATGAATTTCCAAAAACGGATGCTTTCAACAATTACAGATTAGAGTTGGAGACATATTTGGAAGCCTTCAAGGAATACAGAAACAAGGAAGGTCCTTGCCTAGAGAAATCAAAGAAACTTCTGGGAGAATTGAATAGCACAATCGGAAAGTATTACAAGGAAGATGCTCCGCAGGAGGCTAAGGCAATTGTTGATCTCTTCCATCGATCAGATGTGTACAAGGAATTGATTGATTACGAGGAAAAACTCAAAGCTTTTGGAATCCGTGACTGGAGTTCCAGTGAAATGGAAGATATAGATACCAAAATGTCATCGAAAATGACTGTTGTATGTTAAGTCGCTCCATGCTCCAGGTTCTTGAAATTTAGTCGTAGAAAACATACTCCATGTTTTTTAGTGGactctttttaaataaaaatatgtttcgtGAAGTTTAACATTTGTTCACTAGCTTAGGCCAGTGGCCGTGGCTATTTTCGGGATTGTacacgtacaaaaaaaaaaacaaacacataccGCAAAACCTTCGCACTAGACCAAATCTTAAATGTCCTCCCTCGATGATCATAGACGAACAGTAGTCCTGAAGACAActgcttgtaatgacaaaaaaagttggaagttcttccacaaACATTTTACTCTAAGATAATCCCGGGATCctccatcaattttttccacttacAATGACGTCAATTTGGACCAATCtcgcaccgaaaaaaaagtaaaccgtTTTATATAAAGTAGTTACCtctcacgaaaattgaactaacacACATTTTAAGATTAATAAGcagaaaaatttaatgccctattgtaatttttaactgcagttcacgaaattccaTCCTTTCATAGAAGAAAACAGGAAAATACTTCTCAAATCGTTAGTCCATAGGTCCATATTAGACataaaaagacaaaataaatacgtatttggaccactttttgcatgggtgttagaggccatatatcagagcttcccaacccaatttgcttcgcgcccccccccccccccaaaatgtATCAATTTCGTTGCGCCCtccaaccttaaaaaattttgtttacccaaacaaacagaaataaatattaacaaaagctgaaaatatgattaacaataattaattaattaaaaataaaaattaatattaaaataaaagagtttatcaattagtggaaaatttggcaattgTTCCTTTCATTAgctagatttttaatatttggtactaTTACTGATAAAGTACGCCTTAAACCAGTTTCAACATGAAGGCAAGAGAGATATTTTGACTTTATGTCTAAAAGTGAAGAAAATGgtttcaaaatgtttaaaatgtgtgaatacaaaagtgggtactggttctgatattttagcaagAAATTTTGCCGTTGCAAATAAAGTGAACGACTAATAATGGAAAACCTACAACAAATTATAGAATTGCATGTAACTTCTATTCTATTCGCGCCCCCATTTCTATTCTATTCGCGCCCCATTTCTATTCTATTCGCGCCCCCCATTTCTATTCTATTCGCGCCCCCCATTTGGGAAGCTCTGCCATATAtccacaccacgtaccaaatttctgccagatggaatgaattttgcttctcccagaggatccgcaagcaaaaaatgggggtcggtttatacaccgttaaaaaatcgcttctgtaacatatgccccaaacatattttgcttcaagcatatatattttcagcattggtccaaacaaattaTTGTGTGTATTGTTAAAACATACTATGATTCGCCTCAGGCATACActgattgaaaaaatttttaatgaaatttttttgtgtatatatatttttaaggcgcaaattggttacttccattattttacttgcagcatactctctaggtctctctttctaaacacatatatgtttataggctatttctatattaatatatgtttgcatccaagcttattatatttacaaatataacaggttggctgataagtccccggtctagcatccttttgaggtctgagaacaagaaaaagtcgttggggccagatctggagaatacggtggatggggaagcaattcgaagcccaattcatgaatttttaccatcgttctcaatgacttgtggcacggtgcgttgtcttggtggaacaacacttttttcttcttcatatggggccgttttgccgcgatttcgaccttcaaacgctccaataacgccatataatagtcactgttgatggtttttccttctcaagataatcatagaaattattccatgcgcatccaaaaaaaacaaaggccattactttgccagcggacttttgagcctttccacgcttcggagacggttcaccggtcgctgtccactcagccgactgtcgattggactcaggagtgtagtgatggagccatgtttcatccattgtcacatatcgacggaaaaactcgggagtattacgagttaacagctgcaaacaccgttcagaatcatcaacacgttgttgtttttggtcaaatgtgagctcgcgcgccacccattttgcacagagcttccgcatatacaaatattgatgaatgatatgaccaacgcgttcctttgatatctttaaggcctctgctatttcgatcaacttcattttacggtcattcaaaatcattttgtggatttttttgatgttttcgtcggtaaccacctctttcgggcgtccactgcgttcaccgtcctccgtgctcatttcaccacgcttgaattttgcataccaatcaattattgttgatttccctggggcagagtccggaaactcattatcaagccaagtttttacttccaccgtattttttcccttcagaaaacagtattttatgaaaacacgaaattccttttttcccattttttttcacaataacaaaagttgctttacaaaagacgctctatctcacaaactaattgacttacagacgtcaaattttgacacgaatcatttgaaggttggtactacataaaactaatatgcatttaatactagcgacgccatctatgtgtcagaccggggacttatcagccaacctgttaatatgtTCAAACATATTGTGACGACGGGATTTCTCTCCTTTGGCTGAGGTACGCTAATGGGGCCAGGTAACGTCACAGAAAGATTCGATTTTGTGGACAGCGAAGAGCGAGAAGGCAGATATTAGGATTTAGTAGAAGCAATAACGTTTATTAGCTTATGGACATGtacaaatcagtaaaaaaattaaaactattgATGTCAGCCGGTCGTCGGGATTGGACCGTTCGACACGGTCAAAAGCTTAAGGAGACCCAGCGGTCCTCAAACTTGTTGGTTGGCAGATATTTCGGCCCTGTCTTGCTGTCGCGATGTGGGTCATATGGCTTCGTGTCCTGAGCGACTAATGTTTTTGGGGAAAGGCAATGTTAGGCACAGGATCACAACTGGAGAGATAACTCTCCTCCAGTATAAGAACGTGTAGGTTAAGGGATTCGGCAGGAACCTCGCAACTAGTGTAAGTACGGGGAAAAAAGGAAAAGAAGACTTACGACTAGAGAGACAGCTCTCCTCCAGTGTAAGAAGGGAAAAAATGGGATGGAAAGGATGGTAGCAAAGACTAACGGCTAGAAGGGGGAAAAACGGCACGGAAGACTTACGACTAGACCTCTCCTCCAGTGTAAGAAGAGGAAAAAGGGGAGGGAAAGGGTGGTAGCAAAGACTAACGGCTAGGAGGGGAAAAGGCAAGGAGGACTTACGACTAGAGAGACAGCTCTCCTCCAGTGTAAGTGGGGAGGAAAATGGAGGGAAAGGATTGTAGCAAATACTAACGGATAGGAGGGGAAAAGGCATGGAAGACTTACGACTAGAGAGACAACTCTCATCCAGTGTAAGAAGGGGGAAATAAAGGGAAAGGAGGGCTTACGACTAGAGAGACAGCTCCCCTCCAGTGtaggtggggggggggggggggaggaTGGTAGCAAAGACTAATGGCTAGGGAGACAATTCTCCCCTAGCTAACTACTATGAGGGTTGGGGAGGTGTAGTGGGACTAGAGAGACAGCTTTCCTCTAGCAAACTACTATGTACGGtctctaataaagggtgattcttttgaggttaggattttcatgcattagtatttgacagatcacgtgggatttcagacatggtgtcaaagagaaagatgctcagtatgctttgacatttcatcatgaatagacttactaacgagcaacgcttgcaaatcattgaattttattaccaaagtcagtggcagaaaatccgcttttttatcgacaaattttgttcagcgatgaggctcatttctggttgaatggctacgtaaataagcaaaattgccgcatttggagtgaagagcaaccagaagccgttcaagaactgcccatgcatcccgaaaaatgcactgtttggtgtggtttgtacgctggtggaatcattggaccgtattttttcaaagatgctgttggacgcaacgttacggtgaatggcgatcgctatcgttcgatgctaacaaactttttgttgccaaaaatggaagaactgaacttggttgacatgtggtttcaacaagatggcgctacatgccacacagctcgcgattctatggccattttgagggaaaacttcggagaacaattcatctcaagaaatggaccggtaagttggccaccaagatcatgcgatttgacgcctttagactattttttgtggggctacgtcaagtctaaagtctacagaaataagccagcaactattccagctttggaagacaacatttccgaagaaattcgggctattcctgccgaaatgctcgaaaaagttgcccaaaattggactttccgaatggaccacctaagacgcagccgcggtcaacatttaaatgaaattatcttcaaaaagtaaatgtcatggaccaatctaacgtttcaaataaagaaccgatgagattttgcaaattttatgcttttttttttttaaaaaaagttatcaagctcttaacaaatcaccctttaattactAGTATTTTTAAAGTACACAATTATAAAGTTCTCTTAATTACCTTTCCAAAGatatattatatttaggccGGTGCTTAGCAAAATGGGCCAAAACTTGTACTAAACATTACTAACTCGGTTAAAAATATGCATTTCTGCaaatgtacgtttatatggggggctatatctaaatctaaatccaacttggcacacttgatgatactatcaaatatactccttgtgcaaaatttgaagcaaatcagagaaaaatctggcttcgtagcaagtaaatcggagtaaaactgtgGTCTCGGGGTGAAAATTTAGTTTCCGGTATTCAtgtaagtgtaaatcggacaatagatatatatgggagctatctaaatctgaactgattcccACCAAGT
This is a stretch of genomic DNA from Haematobia irritans isolate KBUSLIRL chromosome 4, ASM5000362v1, whole genome shotgun sequence. It encodes these proteins:
- the LOC142236039 gene encoding uncharacterized protein LOC142236039; this encodes MEWHPLIAFLTIVNQVYCAGLYDRIKRNTTEDFVEMLSTYPIKLAAGSGAIVKSLLNEFPKTDAFNNYRLELETYLEAFKEYRNKEGPCLEKSKKLLGELNSTIGKYYKEDAPQEAKAIVDLFHRSDVYKELIDYEEKLKAFGIRDWSSSEMEDIDTKMSSKMTVVC